The nucleotide sequence GTAGTAGGGATCAATGCCAGCCTGCTGGATGAGCGGGTAAAATACCGGCGCAAAAATCAGGATGTTGGGCGTAAGGTCCATGACCATGCCGATCAGGAACAGGAAGATATTGATGCTGATGAGCAGCAATATGGGGCTGTCGATGAGCGGCGAGAACAGCGCGGTCATCTGGTTGGGAATTTGCGCTATGGTGATAAACCAGCCCACAGCCGTGGCCGTGGCCACAATCAGCATAACCACCGAGGTGGTGCGGGCCGCGCGTGCGCTGACCCGCAGCAGATCGCGGAACGAAAGCTCGCGGTAGTACAGCACGCACACCAGGATGGCGTAAATGGCCGCAAATGCGCCGCCCTCGGTGGGCGTAAAGATGCCAAAGCGGATGCCGCCCAGCAGCAGCACCGGCATCATGAAGGCTGGCGTGGAATCAATAATGATCTTGATTGCTTCCTGTTTGGTGAAACGGATGGTTTCGTTGTAGCCGTCCTTGCGCACCACAAAGAACCACACCACCATGAGGGCCAGACCGATAAGGATGCCCGGCACAAGGCCGATCATGAACAGCTTGGTGATGGAAAGCCCGCTGACCGTCGCGCCAAGCAGAATAAAGTTGGTGCTCGGCGGGATAATGGGGCCAAGTATGGCGCCAGATGCTATGACCGCGCCCGCGCGGCCCGGATGGTAGCCCACTTCTTTCATCATGGGCAGCAGCAGACCGCCAAGGGCCGCGGCTTCACCCACCGAGCTGCCCATAAGACCGGCAAAGATAATGCTGGCGATAATGGCCGCATAGCCAAGGCCGCCGCGTACCCGGCCAATCATGAGCTGGGCCAGCTGCACCACGCGTTTTGAAAGGCCGCCCTCCGCCATGATTTCACCCGCAAACACAAAGAAGGGGATGGCCATGAGCGGGTAGTTGTTTGCGCCGTCCAGCATGCTGCCGGGAATGATCATGGCGTCCCACATGCCCGAGTTCCACATAAGCACAATGGCGCACAGCACCAGCACCAGCGCCAGCGGAACGCCTATGAGCATGAAGAAGAAGAGGGAGCCGAGAAAAATAAAGAGTTCCATTCTTCTCTCCTAGCCCTGGTGGAAGGTGGATGCAGGTCTGCGAACAAGGCCCGCAAGGGAGCGCAGTTCCACAATAACGCCTACCAGGGCCATGACGGGCAGGGTGCCGTTGATAAAGGCCATGTTGACGTTGGTCGCCACAGAGTAGGTATCGAGCGTTTGCAGCACGTTGACCACGCCGCCGTAAAACAGCAGGCCAAGGGCAAAAAGGCTGCATGCCGATGCCATGATGTCCAGGGTCTTGCGCTTCACTCCTCCAAACTTGACCACAAACAGGTCGACGGCAATGTGCTTCTTGCAGATGAAGGCCTCAATAGCGCCAAAAAACGTGATGTACATGAAGAGAAACCGCGCCCATTCTTCGCTGGGCGGGTAGCTGGATGAAAAGATGTAGCGCAGCAGGGCATTGTAAAACACAAGGCCGATCATGCCCAGAAAGATAACGGCGCAAAATATTTCAAACAGCAATTGCCCTATGGTTTCATGCTTGGGCTCCTGCTCCGGCTCAAGCAGGGCGTGGATGCCCGGCGCATGATCGGGCGGAAAGTTTTTGGAATTGTCGTCGCTCATAACGAACCTCAGTAAAACGCTGCCCCAATCGCTGGCTGTGCAGAGCAATGCCGGTGTCGGCACGTCTGTTGCGCCGCCCTAGATAGCCGCGTGAAAAATTGTTGCAACCCCTGGGACATCGCAAGCGCAGGGGGGGGTGCTCGTGAACCGCGCAGGCCGGAAAAGCATGCGCTCTTCCGGCCTGTAAAGCAGAGAACAGTTATTTGGAGTCGCGGTAGCTGGCGGCGCTGTCCAGAATGGCCTGGCAGTTGGGAACAGTGTCGTAAAAGAGCTTCCAGCTGCGCTTGCCTGCTTCGACCAGATATTCGTGAAATTCCTTGCTGGGCGTGTTGATGTGGCCCTTGTTGGCAAGGATGGTTTCCTTGGCCTTTTCGTCGCCTTCCTTGACCATGCTCCACACGTCGTTGGCGGAGCGCTTGGCCGCTTCGTCAAACCACTTTTTGTCCTCGGCGGGCAGCGACTGGTAGAACTTGTCGTTGATGTAGAGCGAGTGGATGACAAGGATGTGGCCGGTAAGGGTAATCTCGGGCGTGATTTCGTACATTTTGAGGCTGACGATATCGGCAAGCGGGCTGTCGCCGCCGTCGATAACGCCCTGATCGAGGGCGCCGGGCACTTCCGCAAAGGGCATGGGCTGACCGCTGATGCCGCATTCCTTGGCAAAGTTGGTGTACAGCGGAATGTTGGGCACGCGCATGCGCAGGCCCTTTATGTCTTCGACCGTATTGATGGGCTTTTTGGTGTAGAAGTGGCGGAAGCCCAAGGGAAAGGCGTTCATGGTGCGCAGGCCGGATTTTTCGGTAAAGCCTTCGTTGATCAGGTCAAAGGTCTTGCCTTCCATGGCGCGGCGGGCGTGATCCAGGTTGTCAAACAGCATGGGCGTTTCGAGCATGGCCATGGCGGGGTGCAGGGCAGAGGTCTGCGTGCCGGTGGCGCACATCTGGATGATGCCCTTGCGGGTGGCGGCGATGTAGGCGTCCTCCTTGCCCAGCTGGCTGTTGGGGAAGACCTGCACCTCGTATTTACCGTTGGAAAGCTCGGCAAGATACTTGCCAAACAGATGCATGCCCAGGGTTTCCGGCTCGCCTTCGGGCTTCATGCCCGCAATCTTGATGAGGGTTTTGGCCTCAGAGGTCGGGGCAAAGCCAAGGGTCATGCCGCAAACAAGACCCAGTGCGATAAACAGGGCTACGATACGTTTCATTCTGTAAACCTCCTGCTGGTGAAACTTTTGTGCCACAATAGTAATGAACCCAAACCCTGACCACAGCAGGGCCATAGTTATACCATGCAACGGTCTGCATACCCCAATGCACGCAGAGCGTTAGATCCTTGCAGGCCAAAAGCTGAGGCAAACTTAATGGACGTACCACCAAAAATTCAACTGTTATTTGCGGTAAAAGTTTAATTTTTTCAAGATAAATGTTAAATGGGCCTTAAAAAACCCTACCAATTGAATGCGATATGTAAAAAACTGGTCAGGCGATGAATTCTTTTATCAGGTTTTAAAGTTATATTGAATAGATATTTATTATTTTAATGCTAATATAATATGAAAATATTGTATTTGTATTTATTAAGTATATAGAACATGAGTTTTGTATGTAAAAATAATAAATATTTTGTATAATGAGTAAAAAATTTCTGTCTGAAAACTTTTTTATAAAAAAATATTATTTTTTATAAAAAAATTGTGCAGCATATTTACCTATGTAATCAAAACAATACAAAAATTTTTAAATATAGCATGTGTAGTGTTAAAATATGTGACAAATACATTACAGTTATGTGACGTTTTTATGTCGCAGGTGGTAAGCAGCTGAAAACCCCGCCATTTCAGCGAACCCGCCCTTTCAGCTGCAACAGATATCAGCTGAAAGGGCGGGGGATGCACGATGCTGCCGTGGCGGAGGCCTTGCTGCCTGTATGTACGCTTGTCCATGCCGCGCCGTGCGAGGCTGCTTGCCCCGCAGCCAGCAGGCAGGCTGCGGAGCTTCGCTACTGGGTTGCCCCGCGCTCCGGGGCGGGCCCTATACCTTTTTAAGCTTGTATTCGCGGCTTCCGAGGCCCAGCGATTCGCCGTAGGCGAGCTGCACAGTGCCGCAGGTGTTGGGCCAGCGGGCGGTAAACTTGTCGGTTATCTCGGCTGCGGGCAAGCCCGACGCAAGGGACGGCGCTTTTGACACCAGGTCAAAACAGGCCTGATCAAGGGCCACCGGGTCGGTTGAAGCCAGAATGCCCAGGTCGGGAACCAGCGGCATGTCGCTCCATGGCGCGCAATCGCAGTCTGGCGTTACATTGAGTACAAAGTTGATATAGCAAATATTTTTTTTACGCCCTTTAACAACGCCGTAAGCATACTCCGTCATGCGTTCCATGAACGGTTGAATTTCTGTTTCCCAGTCGACGCTGATGGCCTTTTCGGGGCAGACGGTGATGCACTCAAAGCAGCCGATGCATTTTGCAATGTCCACAACGCTCTTTTTGCTCTTCATGCTGAGGGCGTGTTGCGGGCATACCTTGACGCACTTGGCGCAGCCGACGCATTTTTTATCGCTCACAGACACATGGGTTGCGTGTTGCTCCTTTTTGCCGCGCACCCCTGCGCCGCCCATGGCCAGATTTTTTATGGCCCCGCCAAAGCCCGCCATTTCGTGGCCCTTAAAATGCGACAGCACCACCATTGCCGGAGCGCGGCGAATCTCTGTGGCTATGTGCACCTCTTTGAAATGCTTGCCGTTAATGCGCACAGGTTGGTCGTTTTCGCCATACAGGCCGTCGGCAAGAATGACCGGCGCGTGCACAACCGACGGCGCAAAGCCGTGGGCATAGGCTGTTTGCATGTGGTCGACCGCGTTGTGGCGACTGCCGGAATACAGGGTGGTTGTATCAGTCAAAAAAGGCTTGCCGCCCGCTTCAACAATCTTGTCCACCACCTGTCGCACCAGTGTGGGGTTGAGATGGGTGTCGTTGCCGTATTCGCCAAAGTGCAGCTTTATGGCGGCGAGTTCTTTTTTCTTGATGATTTTCTTCAGGTTAAGGGCATCGCAAAGCCGGGCAACCTTGGCTATTTTGCTGTTGTCGTGCGAGCGGCAATGCATGTCTGCATAATAGACTGTGGCGGGCATGGTCTGACCTCCGAATATGAGTGTTTGCGCGGCCGCAGGGCTGGCGCGGCAGAAGGGTTGCGCCCTGTGAGGCAGGCCTCACTCTACCGTAAGTCGGTTTGACAGAGCAATAGCGCAGCAGGAAAGTATGATTGACATAACATGTGATTAAGAATAGCGTATTTCGGTTTTAATTTTTTTTATCCGCCCGTATGTAAGGTAAGGAGGCGTTATGGCCGTTTATGTCGTTGATCATCCTCTTGTGCGCCACAAGCTGGGCATTTTGCGCATGGGGGCCACCTCCACGCGCGAGTTCCGTACCGTTTCCAACGAAATTGCGCGCTTGCTGATTTACGAAGCCACCAAGGGCTTTCGCACCGAAAAGCACACCGTCGAAGGCTGGGCCGGACCGGTGGAAATTGAGGTCATTTCGGGCAAGATGGTGACGGTTGTGCCCATTTTGCGCGCGGGCCTTGGCCTGATGGACGGCGTGCTGGACATGATACCCGGCGCCAAGATCAGCGTCGTGGGGCTGTATCGCAACGAAGAAACGCTCGAACCCGTTGAATATTACGTAAAGCTCGCCACCGACATGGATCAGCGGCTGGCTATCATTCTCGACCCCATGCTGGCCACTGGCGGATCGCTCATCGCCGCCATCAGCCTGCTCAAGCGCCATGGCTGCAAGCAGATATGCAGCCTCAACCTTGTGTGCGCCCCCGAGGGGCTCTCAAAGGTGCAGGCCGCCCACCCAGACGTGGACATTTACACGGCCGCCATCGATTCGCATCTGAATGAAAACGGCTATATCATCCCTGGTCTCGGCGACGCCGGCGACCGTATCTTCGGAACCAAGTAGCGAGGATCCCATGAGCTCAGCCAGCGCGCGGCGCGAAATTGCACCCACTGACTATAATTTTCGCTTCAGGGATTGCCTTATCGGCGCACAGATGCTTTTTGTGGCCTTTGGCGCTCTGGTTCTGGTGCCCCTCCTGACCGGGCTCGACAGCAACGTAGCCCTGTTTACCGCCGGTGTGGGCACGCTGCTTTTTCAGGTGTGCACCCGGGGCAAAGTCCCTATCTTTCTTGCCTCCTCCTTTGCCTTTATTGCACCCATCATCTACGGCGTGCAGACCTGGGGCATGGCGCAAACCCTTGGCGGGCTGGTGTGCTCGGGTCTTGTGTACTTTTTGCTGAGCGGGCTTATCCGCTGGCGCGGCACTGACGTGGTGCTGCGCGTGCTGCCGCCCATCGTGACCGGCCCGGTCATCATGGTTATCGGTCTTATTCTGGCCCCGGTGGCGGTGCACATGGCCCTTGGCAAAACCGGCGACGGCGCTGTGGTGCTTGTGCCCGAAAATACCGCCCTGTGGATATCAATGACTTCGCTGGCCGTTACCGTGCTGGTGTCGCTGCTGGGCAAGGGATTTTTGCGGCTCATGCCCATTTTGTGCGGTATTGCCGCCGGGTTTATGGTTTCCATCTTCCTTGGCGTGGGCGACTGGACCAATATTGCCGCCACCCCCTGGCTGCGGATGCCATCGTTTACCTCCCCCGAATTTGCCTGGGAGCCGATACTTTTTATCATGCCCATTACGCTGGCCCCCGCCATTGAACACTTTGGCGACATTGTGGCCATCAGCTCCATCACCGGACGCGACTATCTTAAAGACCCCGGCGTGCACGCCACCATGTTTGGCGACGGCGTCGCCACCATGGCCGCTGGTTTTGTAGGCGGCCCGCCCTGCACCACCTATGCCGAAGTTATCGGCGCGGTCAGCCTGACGCGGGTGTTTAACCCCGCAGTCATGACCTGGGCGGCCATGTGCGCCATCTTGCTGTCGTTTGTGGCCAAAATCGGCGCTTTTCTCGGTTCTATCCCCGTGCCTGTCATGGGCGGCATCATGATTCTGCTCTTTGGCGCAATCATGGTGGTGGGCCTCAACACGCTGGTGCGTGCGGGCAAGGATTTGATGGAACCGCGCAATATGATCATTGTGGCGCTGATCATCATCTTTGGCGTGGGCGGCATGCAGTTCAGCATCGGTTCGTTCAAGCTCGGCGGCATCGGCCTTGCGGCGCTTACGGGCGTTGCGCTCAACCTTTTGCTGCCTAAAAGCCGTTCGTAGACTGCCCTTGCCGGGCGCTCTGGCGAACCTTGCGATTACAGTGCGGTATGGCGATTACGTCATACCGCTTTTTTTTTATTGGCGTCGTGGCGGGGCAGGGCGTGTTGCTGCCTTGCCTCGCGGCCACTGCATGGCCGGGTGTGACCATAGTCACAGTGATGATTTTTTGAGGATAGCGTGGTAGTTGTAAAAAATATTCACGTACTATGCCGCAGCCGATGCTTGCGGTGGGCTGTGCGATTTTCTGACGCGGGCGTGGTACGCTGTATGCATTACTCGCCGGGGCAGGAGGGTTTTTGCCGCCGACAGGGCGGCGCAGGCTGGCGTGAGCGCCGCTGGCAGTCTTGATGACTGGTTCCCCTGCTTTTTGACGCCTTCATGAGGAGTGCGCATGTTTGACGATGCTTTTCGGGCAGAAATAACCGCCATGATCAGGCAGCGCGAGGTTGCTGCCGAGACCTTTGTTGCGGGCGCATCGTCGGTTCCTGTGTCGGGCAAGCTCATAGGCAGGGACGAAATAAGCTGCATGGTCGAAGCCGCTCTGGACGGATGGCTCACAGCAGGGCGCTTTAACAGCGAGTTTGAAAGCCTGCTGGCCGATTTTTTGGGCGCGCGGCATGTGCTGACGGTCAATTCCGGCTCATCGGCCAACCTTGTGGCGCTGTCGGCGCTTACCTCGCCCATGCTTGGCGAGCGGCGCATCTTGCCGGGGGACGAAATAATTACCGCCGCGGCGGGGTTTCCCACCACCATCGCCCCCATATTGCAGGTGGGCGCGACGCCTGTTTTTGTGGATATTGACCCGCAAACGTGGAACGTGACGCCCGCAGCGGTTGCCCGCGCCATTACGCCCAAAACAAGGGGCGTTGTGCTGGCGCATACCCTGGGCATGCCCTATGACGCCGAAGCGTTGCGCCAGCTGTGCGACCAGCATGGGCTGTGGCTTGTCGAGGACTGCTGCGACGCCCTTGGCGCGCGCTGGAACGGCAGGCTTACGGGCTCGTTTGGGCATATCGGCACGCTTTCTTTTTATCCGGCCCACCACATTACCACGGGCGAGGGGGGGGCCGTATTTACCAATGATCCCCGGCTTGCCCGCGCCATGGAGTCGTTCCGTGACTGGGGCCGTCATTGCCACTGTCGCCCTGGGCAGGACAACGCCTGCGGCAAAAGGTACGACGGCCAGTACGGCGACCTGCCTCAGGGCTATGACCACAAATATGTGTACTCGCACGCGGGCTACAACCTCAAGATGACAGACATGGCGGCTGCCTGCGGCGTGGCGCAGATGCGCCGCCTGCCAGGCTTCGTCGAGGCCCGCCGCCGCAACTACGCATACCTGCACGGGCGGCTTGCCGGCTGCCCGTGGTTTGACTTGCCGCAGCTGCCGCCGCAGGCCGAGCCGTCGTGGTTCGGGTTTCCCGTCATTTTGCGGCAGGGCGCTCCCGTAGCGCGGCTTGAGCTGCTGCGGGGGCTGGAGGCCCGGCGCATCGGCACACGCCTGCTTTTTGCGGGCAACGCCGTGCGTCAGCCCTTTATGCAGGGGCGCACTTACCGTTGCGACGGGGCGCTGACCAATTCGGACGCCATCATGGAGCGCGGGTTCTGGCTCGGCGTATGGCCGGGCCTGACGGAAGAAATGCTGCGCTACGTTGCTGATTCTCTGCTGACGCTGCTTGAGGGGCATAAATGATGCTGCTGCACCGCGCCATGCTCTGCTCGCCCATGAGCATCAGCCATGTGGTCATTGATGTGGACGGAACCCTTACTGACGGCGGCATCTGCTACGACGCCACCGGCAACGAGCTCAAGACCTTTTGCACACGGGACGGAGCGGGGCTTTTTGCGGCGCGCAGGGCAGGGATTGCGCTGGTTGTTCTCACCAGCCGCGAGAGCGTCGCCGTGCAGAGGCGCGCGGCCGATTTTCAGGTGGACATCCTGCAGCAGAACGTGACCGGCAAGCGCCGCTGGCTGCTTGATTTTATGGAAAAAAACTGTCTTGGCAGGGAGCATCTGGCATATATAGGCGACGACCTCAACGATTACGCCGCCATGGAGCTGGCGTGTTTTGTGGGCTGCCCCAAGGACGCCTGCCCCGAGGTCAGGGCTGTGGCCAACTATGTCGCGCCGCGCTGCGGCGGCCACGGGGCCGTGCGCGACGTGCTGCGCTGTCTGCTGACCCTGCGGGGACAGTGGGACGAC is from Desulfovibrio desulfuricans and encodes:
- the rfbH gene encoding lipopolysaccharide biosynthesis protein RfbH yields the protein MFDDAFRAEITAMIRQREVAAETFVAGASSVPVSGKLIGRDEISCMVEAALDGWLTAGRFNSEFESLLADFLGARHVLTVNSGSSANLVALSALTSPMLGERRILPGDEIITAAAGFPTTIAPILQVGATPVFVDIDPQTWNVTPAAVARAITPKTRGVVLAHTLGMPYDAEALRQLCDQHGLWLVEDCCDALGARWNGRLTGSFGHIGTLSFYPAHHITTGEGGAVFTNDPRLARAMESFRDWGRHCHCRPGQDNACGKRYDGQYGDLPQGYDHKYVYSHAGYNLKMTDMAAACGVAQMRRLPGFVEARRRNYAYLHGRLAGCPWFDLPQLPPQAEPSWFGFPVILRQGAPVARLELLRGLEARRIGTRLLFAGNAVRQPFMQGRTYRCDGALTNSDAIMERGFWLGVWPGLTEEMLRYVADSLLTLLEGHK
- a CDS encoding TRAP transporter substrate-binding protein codes for the protein MKRIVALFIALGLVCGMTLGFAPTSEAKTLIKIAGMKPEGEPETLGMHLFGKYLAELSNGKYEVQVFPNSQLGKEDAYIAATRKGIIQMCATGTQTSALHPAMAMLETPMLFDNLDHARRAMEGKTFDLINEGFTEKSGLRTMNAFPLGFRHFYTKKPINTVEDIKGLRMRVPNIPLYTNFAKECGISGQPMPFAEVPGALDQGVIDGGDSPLADIVSLKMYEITPEITLTGHILVIHSLYINDKFYQSLPAEDKKWFDEAAKRSANDVWSMVKEGDEKAKETILANKGHINTPSKEFHEYLVEAGKRSWKLFYDTVPNCQAILDSAASYRDSK
- a CDS encoding TRAP transporter large permease — translated: MELFIFLGSLFFFMLIGVPLALVLVLCAIVLMWNSGMWDAMIIPGSMLDGANNYPLMAIPFFVFAGEIMAEGGLSKRVVQLAQLMIGRVRGGLGYAAIIASIIFAGLMGSSVGEAAALGGLLLPMMKEVGYHPGRAGAVIASGAILGPIIPPSTNFILLGATVSGLSITKLFMIGLVPGILIGLALMVVWFFVVRKDGYNETIRFTKQEAIKIIIDSTPAFMMPVLLLGGIRFGIFTPTEGGAFAAIYAILVCVLYYRELSFRDLLRVSARAARTTSVVMLIVATATAVGWFITIAQIPNQMTALFSPLIDSPILLLISINIFLFLIGMVMDLTPNILIFAPVFYPLIQQAGIDPYYFGLLFVLNLGIGVITPPVGTVLYVVCGIGHIKFADLVVKLLPFVLVETIMLFLLLFFPKLSLVPMNWLMGGN
- a CDS encoding DUF362 domain-containing protein gives rise to the protein MPATVYYADMHCRSHDNSKIAKVARLCDALNLKKIIKKKELAAIKLHFGEYGNDTHLNPTLVRQVVDKIVEAGGKPFLTDTTTLYSGSRHNAVDHMQTAYAHGFAPSVVHAPVILADGLYGENDQPVRINGKHFKEVHIATEIRRAPAMVVLSHFKGHEMAGFGGAIKNLAMGGAGVRGKKEQHATHVSVSDKKCVGCAKCVKVCPQHALSMKSKKSVVDIAKCIGCFECITVCPEKAISVDWETEIQPFMERMTEYAYGVVKGRKKNICYINFVLNVTPDCDCAPWSDMPLVPDLGILASTDPVALDQACFDLVSKAPSLASGLPAAEITDKFTARWPNTCGTVQLAYGESLGLGSREYKLKKV
- a CDS encoding TRAP transporter small permease, which translates into the protein MSDDNSKNFPPDHAPGIHALLEPEQEPKHETIGQLLFEIFCAVIFLGMIGLVFYNALLRYIFSSSYPPSEEWARFLFMYITFFGAIEAFICKKHIAVDLFVVKFGGVKRKTLDIMASACSLFALGLLFYGGVVNVLQTLDTYSVATNVNMAFINGTLPVMALVGVIVELRSLAGLVRRPASTFHQG
- a CDS encoding KdsC family phosphatase, translating into MMLLHRAMLCSPMSISHVVIDVDGTLTDGGICYDATGNELKTFCTRDGAGLFAARRAGIALVVLTSRESVAVQRRAADFQVDILQQNVTGKRRWLLDFMEKNCLGREHLAYIGDDLNDYAAMELACFVGCPKDACPEVRAVANYVAPRCGGHGAVRDVLRCLLTLRGQWDDAVRAVYGIDAWRADAAR
- the upp gene encoding uracil phosphoribosyltransferase, which gives rise to MAVYVVDHPLVRHKLGILRMGATSTREFRTVSNEIARLLIYEATKGFRTEKHTVEGWAGPVEIEVISGKMVTVVPILRAGLGLMDGVLDMIPGAKISVVGLYRNEETLEPVEYYVKLATDMDQRLAIILDPMLATGGSLIAAISLLKRHGCKQICSLNLVCAPEGLSKVQAAHPDVDIYTAAIDSHLNENGYIIPGLGDAGDRIFGTK
- a CDS encoding uracil-xanthine permease family protein; translation: MSSASARREIAPTDYNFRFRDCLIGAQMLFVAFGALVLVPLLTGLDSNVALFTAGVGTLLFQVCTRGKVPIFLASSFAFIAPIIYGVQTWGMAQTLGGLVCSGLVYFLLSGLIRWRGTDVVLRVLPPIVTGPVIMVIGLILAPVAVHMALGKTGDGAVVLVPENTALWISMTSLAVTVLVSLLGKGFLRLMPILCGIAAGFMVSIFLGVGDWTNIAATPWLRMPSFTSPEFAWEPILFIMPITLAPAIEHFGDIVAISSITGRDYLKDPGVHATMFGDGVATMAAGFVGGPPCTTYAEVIGAVSLTRVFNPAVMTWAAMCAILLSFVAKIGAFLGSIPVPVMGGIMILLFGAIMVVGLNTLVRAGKDLMEPRNMIIVALIIIFGVGGMQFSIGSFKLGGIGLAALTGVALNLLLPKSRS